One window of Nicotiana tomentosiformis chromosome 11, ASM39032v3, whole genome shotgun sequence genomic DNA carries:
- the LOC104089041 gene encoding probable serine/threonine-protein kinase PBL3: MGNCLGSSARVDATLSSQNISASGASRIPSRTSNSSVLSSLSIPSYSRKSSVDTLSTPRSEGEILFSPNVKSFSFNDLKSATRNFRPDSLLGEGGFGYVFKGWIDEHTLTAAKPGSGMVIAVKKLKPEGFQGHKEWVTEVNYLGQLRHPNLVKLIGYCIEGDDRLLVYEFMPKGSLENHLFRRGPQPLTWSTRIKVAIGAARGLAFLHDAKEQVIYRDFKASNILLDAEFNAKLSDFGLAKAGPTGDRTHVSTQVIGTQGYAAPEYVATGRLTSRSDVYSFGVVLLELLSGRRALDKTKVGVEQNLVDWAKPYLGDKRKLFRIMDTKLGGQYPQKGAYTAANLAWQCLSNEPKLRPRMSEVLASLEELQAPKGANNISRIEHRSTSSSVPVSPFRHRSSLSMTPSASPLQAYHKSPRGR; encoded by the exons ATGGGTAATTGTTTAGGTTCATCAGCTAGAGTTGATGCCACTCTCAGTTCTCAAAACATTTCTG CTTCTGGAGCCTCTAGGATTCCCAGCAGAACCAGCAATTCCTCTGTTTTATCAAGTTTAAGTATTCCATCTTATAGTCGGAAAAGCAGTGTTGATACACTTTCTACTCCAAGATCTGAAGGCGAAATTTTGTTTTCCCCCAATGTTAAGTCCTTCTCATTTAATGATTTGAAAAGTGCAACAAGGAACTTTAGACCTGACAGTCTTCTTGGCGAAGGAGGTTTTGGTTATGTTTTCAAAGGATGGATTGATGAACATACTCTTACTGCTGCAAAGCCTGGTTCTGGAATGGTCATTGCGGTCAAGAAGCTGAAGCCAGAGGGTTTTCAGGGTCACAAGGAGTGGGTG ACTGAAGTTAATTACCTCGGGCAACTTCGTCATCCAAACCTGGTTAAACTCATTGGGTATTGTATAGAGGGAGACGACCGACTATTGGTGTATGAGTTCATGCCTAAAGGAAGCTTGGAGAACCATTTATTTAGAA GAGGGCCTCAGCCTCTGACTTGGTCAACAAGAATTAAGGTGGCTATTGGTGCTGCGAGAGGCCTTGCTTTCTTGCATGACGCTAAAGAACAAGTTATATATCGGGATTTTAAGGCTTCTAATATTCTTCTAGATGCG GAATTTAATGCAAAGTTGTCTGATTTTGGTTTGGCCAAGGCAGGCCCAACTGGTGATCGCACTCATGTATCCACTCAAGTGATTGGTACACAGGGCTATGCTGCTCCAGAATATGTTGCTACAG GTCGATTGACATCAAGAAGTGATGTATATAGCTTCGGGGTTGTATTGCTTGAACTATTATCAGGACGTCGTGCTCTCGATAAAACAAAGGTTGGTGTAGAGCAAAATCTTGTGGATTGGGCAAAGCCATATCTAGGGGACAAGAGGAAGTTGTTTCGAATTATGGACACCAAACTAGGGGGCCAGTATCCTCAGAAAGGAGCATATACAGCTGCTAACCTTGCTTGGCAATGTCTAAGCAATGAGCCGAAGCTAAGGCCACGTATGTCTGAGGTGTTGGCTTCTCTTGAAGAGCTTCAAGCACCAAAAGGTGCTAACAACATCTCTCGGATTGAGCATCGATCCACTTCTAGCTCTGTTCCAGTTTCTCCATTTAGACATCGTTCATCACTCAGCATGACACCTTCTGCCTCTCCATTACAGGCCTATCACAAGTCTCCACGCGGAAGGTGA